A stretch of Paenibacillus peoriae DNA encodes these proteins:
- the cysK gene encoding cysteine synthase A — protein sequence MAPKVVYSITDLIGDTPCVRLQRLTGPQDAEVYVKLEYFNPSGSVKDRAAGNLIAEAEKAGHLKPGGTIIEPTSGNTGIGLAMNAAARGYRAILVMPSNMTKERVNILKAYGAEVVLTPAEERMPGAIRKALELGAEIEGSFIPHQFENEANPDIHRTTTALEILEQTEGKLDVFVASSGTGGTITGTGEVLRQHLPDLRIVVVEPKGSPVLSGGKPGPHKLVGTSPGFVPTVLNTEVYDEIVQVSDEDAIATTRAIAAQEGILVGPSSGATIWTAIQEARRLGAGKRVLCIAPDTGERYLSMGIFG from the coding sequence ATGGCACCTAAAGTGGTATATAGTATTACAGATTTAATAGGAGATACACCTTGTGTAAGGCTCCAACGGCTCACAGGGCCGCAGGATGCGGAAGTGTATGTGAAGCTGGAGTATTTTAATCCAAGCGGCAGTGTTAAAGACCGGGCGGCGGGCAACCTGATTGCCGAAGCGGAAAAGGCAGGACATCTAAAGCCGGGAGGCACCATTATTGAACCGACGAGTGGCAACACGGGAATTGGCCTTGCGATGAATGCGGCAGCCCGAGGTTACCGTGCGATTTTGGTGATGCCCTCGAATATGACGAAGGAACGGGTCAACATTTTAAAAGCCTACGGGGCTGAGGTCGTACTGACACCAGCAGAAGAACGGATGCCAGGAGCAATTCGCAAGGCACTTGAACTGGGGGCTGAAATTGAAGGGAGCTTTATCCCGCATCAATTTGAAAATGAGGCAAACCCCGATATCCACCGTACGACCACAGCACTTGAAATTTTGGAACAGACGGAAGGGAAACTGGATGTGTTCGTCGCTTCTTCGGGAACGGGCGGTACCATTACGGGAACGGGTGAAGTGCTGCGTCAGCATTTGCCAGATCTGCGGATTGTTGTAGTTGAGCCGAAGGGCTCGCCAGTACTATCTGGGGGAAAACCCGGTCCACATAAGCTGGTTGGCACCAGTCCAGGCTTTGTTCCCACCGTGCTGAATACGGAAGTGTATGACGAAATCGTGCAGGTTTCGGATGAGGATGCGATTGCTACGACACGGGCGATTGCTGCCCAGGAAGGGATTCTGGTGGGCCCCTCTAGCGGAGCTACGATATGGACGGCGATTCAGGAAGCTCGGCGTTTGGGAGCAGGCAAACGGGTACTTTGCATTGCCCCGGATACCGGAGAGCGATATCTGAGCATGGGGATATTCGGATAA
- a CDS encoding epilancin family lantibiotic, with amino-acid sequence MKVDQMFDLDLRKSYEASELSPQASIIKTTIKVSKAVCKTLTCICTGSCSNCK; translated from the coding sequence ATGAAAGTAGATCAAATGTTTGACCTTGATTTAAGAAAGAGCTATGAGGCCAGTGAGCTTAGCCCACAAGCTTCAATCATCAAAACAACCATTAAGGTATCCAAAGCAGTATGTAAAACTCTTACCTGTATCTGTACCGGTTCTTGTTCCAATTGTAAATAA
- a CDS encoding S8 family serine peptidase yields MIKPNIYNWHVARLTDHFSCGATVGQPLTILFIDTGVDKSHSEIQGNLVEAECKSFVPYEPCLSDYVGHGTQMVSSVTGKYILKGICPFARVVVYKITDKKGISKLEWLYRALEEGIAKGYPIINVSYRTEYEVDLFEFNRFQALVDCANAQGIWVVCSAGNDGRDITQEYRVPANLKGVYPIGSTNKNGDISGFSNTLNDQFFAPSGDEYEINYNNDWVMVAKSSFDTEDYLYEVLGFDKAYTVGIGTSIASALFSGVVASLSGELIAQGMNAGRTEMECLLRQGARLIDVQRNYYEVSLAGSIRALRQMRG; encoded by the coding sequence ATGATAAAACCTAATATATACAATTGGCATGTAGCCCGGCTGACCGATCATTTTAGTTGTGGTGCAACTGTTGGTCAGCCGCTTACTATCCTGTTTATTGATACAGGCGTCGATAAATCCCACTCAGAGATCCAAGGTAATCTAGTTGAGGCAGAATGCAAGTCATTTGTACCTTATGAGCCTTGTCTAAGCGATTACGTCGGGCATGGTACACAAATGGTTAGCTCTGTTACCGGCAAATATATATTGAAGGGGATATGCCCTTTCGCTCGGGTTGTTGTCTACAAAATTACGGACAAAAAAGGAATAAGCAAGCTTGAATGGTTGTATAGAGCGCTGGAAGAGGGTATTGCTAAAGGATATCCAATTATCAACGTCAGCTATCGTACAGAATATGAGGTCGACTTATTCGAGTTCAATAGGTTTCAGGCTTTGGTTGACTGCGCCAATGCGCAAGGCATATGGGTAGTCTGTTCCGCAGGAAACGATGGACGCGATATTACGCAGGAGTACAGAGTACCTGCGAATTTAAAGGGAGTATACCCAATTGGATCAACTAATAAGAACGGGGATATCTCCGGGTTCAGCAATACGCTCAACGATCAATTTTTTGCGCCGAGTGGTGATGAGTATGAAATCAATTACAACAATGATTGGGTAATGGTTGCCAAATCGAGCTTCGACACAGAGGATTACTTATATGAAGTGCTGGGATTTGACAAAGCATACACAGTGGGTATCGGTACGAGTATTGCCAGCGCCTTATTCAGCGGAGTTGTTGCCTCTCTTAGCGGAGAGCTTATCGCGCAGGGGATGAATGCCGGACGCACAGAAATGGAGTGTCTGCTCCGTCAAGGCGCGAGACTGATTGATGTTCAGCGGAATTATTATGAAGTAAGCCTTGCCGGTTCAATTCGTGCTTTAAGACAGATGAGAGGTTGA
- a CDS encoding lantibiotic dehydratase translates to MLENFEISENYMYRKTLLGMEYYTQIFDHEQLDDDEYLDRLVRFVQQQGLIDSIYVSSPSTYAALQSLEQGRTLKSKKKRNLILSLSKFISRAICRPTPFGLFAGVGISRFGKTGGAGEHVVWATPDYSLIYRLIGLFHGDTDVRNELRLSVNNTSYIDHHRLVISYQTLFAADQEERSTENISILKTPVIDFIMKILDKEQQTFLQLMQAIKDAFGVDDTISTDFLQQLIEQGFLVSEMIPNPRDSAPLAHLIRTLKLLATPKAAYYSDILERVGQAIQDITVAAVKREGIEAVRKLVQLILPNYQGDLVKIDVRLNQVNEILLSDSDRQSLAQIASILSMLSTYRKEDTLSDYRQQFTEKYGVYEEVPLLQLFSKTLGLGKPEEYKSHYQNGDKYRHKDEGRFRQLKALIAEWQTEALVNHSDIVLDEVKIQQLSELSLENVHVSFDLYYSCMENEQGEVTFYLNNRAGSLEACQSFGRFAYMFDKDSRDEIFNFVRNPKDQKAGESAAEISFYPFSPKITNIMTAGPTPDQSMDMATFPENRKLDVSQLLVGVEDSGYFYLKHRETGELVFPKLSSMYNTELAPYLIRFLNDINLQYQTGWSHLEEYLYDSSFTPRVTYKNIIICPKKWTLYADKQLQSEEQFLAFLEDWIIKYNIPRYVYLVELDNKLLLDLDRHHHRKLLHKEYTRNPEGKAAVIMETEKELFASANRYMEECVFFCKSPMFQYLPIDRLSAQATDKSLNKVLSSSVNAVYYPGSDWISLQVYYNQEMLTDLLGSAFKTFMDNSAEYFIDQVFFVQYADKEPHIRLRCKMSGSVEHQRFTALNYVFDFLNTVTSSGLVSSYSVVPYRPEILRYGGAAFIEQAERLFAIDSYLVSGYYAGKRSINATDQMLFCCTGLFEVVNCAYPLAEDQLKAMAAIIDPKKFRQEYREHKEALFQRIQQTRSISLPASDTGDRLRQYAAFFTAIREADDRTNYYDDIMFSIMHMFCNRVFGLDREKEELALHLCYYSLEDYLQVSKYHVAY, encoded by the coding sequence ATGTTGGAGAACTTTGAAATCTCGGAAAATTACATGTACCGGAAAACGTTGCTTGGCATGGAGTATTATACGCAGATATTTGATCATGAACAACTAGATGATGATGAATACCTTGACAGACTTGTACGGTTCGTTCAGCAGCAGGGGTTGATAGATTCCATTTATGTCTCCAGCCCCTCGACCTACGCTGCACTGCAAAGCCTGGAACAAGGCAGAACATTGAAGTCCAAAAAAAAGCGGAATCTTATCCTAAGTCTAAGCAAGTTCATTTCGCGGGCAATTTGTAGACCAACACCGTTTGGACTGTTCGCGGGAGTAGGCATTTCCCGATTTGGAAAAACGGGAGGCGCCGGGGAACATGTCGTCTGGGCAACTCCGGATTATAGCCTAATTTACCGCTTAATAGGGCTTTTCCATGGGGATACGGATGTCCGCAATGAATTGAGACTGAGTGTAAATAACACCTCTTACATTGACCATCACAGGCTCGTCATCTCTTATCAGACTCTGTTTGCAGCAGATCAGGAGGAACGAAGCACTGAAAATATATCTATTCTCAAAACCCCGGTCATAGATTTCATCATGAAGATCCTTGATAAAGAGCAGCAGACTTTTCTGCAGCTTATGCAAGCTATAAAAGACGCCTTCGGCGTGGATGACACGATCAGCACAGATTTTTTGCAGCAATTGATAGAACAAGGCTTTTTGGTAAGTGAGATGATTCCCAATCCTCGGGATAGCGCTCCTCTGGCGCATCTGATACGTACACTAAAGCTGCTTGCTACTCCCAAGGCAGCATATTACTCAGATATTTTGGAGAGAGTTGGACAAGCCATTCAGGACATTACAGTTGCTGCGGTCAAACGCGAAGGCATTGAGGCTGTCCGAAAACTAGTCCAGCTTATCCTTCCCAATTATCAGGGCGACTTGGTCAAAATAGACGTAAGACTGAATCAGGTAAATGAAATTCTATTGTCGGACAGCGATAGGCAATCGTTGGCCCAAATAGCTTCAATATTGAGCATGCTTTCTACGTACAGGAAAGAGGATACACTTTCCGACTATCGTCAGCAATTTACTGAGAAGTACGGAGTATATGAAGAAGTGCCCTTATTGCAGTTGTTCAGTAAAACCTTGGGGCTCGGCAAACCTGAAGAGTACAAGAGCCACTACCAGAACGGAGATAAGTACAGGCACAAGGATGAAGGCAGGTTCCGACAGCTTAAGGCGCTAATTGCGGAGTGGCAGACCGAAGCGCTTGTCAATCATTCGGATATCGTGCTTGACGAGGTCAAAATCCAACAGCTGTCTGAATTGAGTCTGGAGAATGTCCATGTCTCGTTCGATTTGTATTATTCCTGCATGGAGAATGAGCAAGGTGAAGTTACGTTTTATTTAAACAACAGAGCCGGATCATTGGAAGCGTGTCAGAGCTTCGGAAGATTTGCCTACATGTTTGACAAGGATAGCCGTGATGAAATCTTCAATTTTGTCAGGAACCCGAAGGATCAGAAAGCAGGGGAGAGCGCCGCTGAAATCTCATTTTACCCATTCAGTCCCAAAATAACTAATATTATGACGGCAGGCCCGACACCAGACCAATCTATGGATATGGCCACGTTTCCCGAGAATCGGAAATTAGATGTTTCCCAGCTGCTGGTAGGGGTGGAGGATTCGGGATACTTTTATCTGAAGCACAGGGAAACAGGCGAACTGGTATTTCCCAAACTCAGCAGCATGTACAATACAGAGCTGGCGCCTTATCTGATCCGGTTTCTGAATGATATTAATCTGCAGTATCAGACCGGATGGTCCCATCTGGAGGAGTATCTCTATGATTCTTCTTTTACACCGAGAGTAACCTATAAAAATATCATCATCTGCCCCAAAAAATGGACATTATATGCGGATAAACAGCTCCAGAGCGAAGAACAGTTTCTGGCCTTTCTGGAGGATTGGATCATAAAGTATAACATTCCGCGATATGTATATTTGGTGGAGCTGGACAATAAGCTGTTGCTGGATTTGGATCGCCATCATCATCGAAAGCTTTTGCACAAAGAATATACCCGGAATCCGGAAGGCAAGGCGGCCGTTATTATGGAAACGGAGAAAGAATTGTTCGCTTCCGCTAACCGATATATGGAGGAGTGCGTATTTTTTTGCAAAAGCCCGATGTTTCAGTACTTGCCGATAGACAGATTGTCTGCACAGGCTACCGATAAAAGCTTAAATAAAGTGCTGAGTTCTTCGGTGAATGCCGTTTATTATCCAGGTTCGGATTGGATATCCCTGCAGGTATATTACAATCAGGAAATGCTAACCGATTTGCTGGGCAGTGCATTTAAGACATTCATGGACAATAGCGCCGAGTACTTCATTGACCAGGTTTTTTTTGTCCAGTATGCAGATAAGGAGCCGCATATCAGGCTAAGGTGCAAAATGTCGGGAAGCGTAGAGCATCAGCGTTTCACGGCCTTGAACTATGTTTTTGATTTCCTGAATACTGTAACCTCGTCCGGATTGGTTAGTTCCTATTCGGTTGTTCCTTACCGGCCTGAAATTTTGCGGTATGGCGGCGCAGCCTTCATTGAACAAGCGGAGAGGTTATTTGCTATCGATTCTTATCTAGTTTCAGGCTATTATGCAGGCAAGAGGTCAATTAATGCAACCGATCAGATGTTATTTTGCTGTACCGGACTTTTTGAGGTTGTGAACTGCGCGTATCCGCTGGCAGAAGATCAATTGAAGGCTATGGCTGCGATTATTGATCCAAAGAAATTCAGACAGGAGTATCGGGAACACAAAGAAGCGCTATTCCAAAGAATTCAACAGACCCGTTCCATATCCTTGCCAGCAAGCGATACAGGCGACAGGTTGCGGCAATACGCTGCATTTTTCACGGCTATCCGGGAAGCTGACGACAGAACCAATTATTACGATGATATTATGTTCAGCATCATGCACATGTTCTGCAACAGAGTGTTCGGCCTGGACCGGGAAAAGGAAGAGCTTGCCCTACACCTGTGCTACTACAGTTTGGAAGATTATTTACAGGTAAGCAAATACCATGTTGCTTATTGA
- a CDS encoding lanthionine synthetase C family protein has protein sequence MAVKQVPGNLSEIVRQSAEIYKDIDTVTLLIKKHAMHDYPEMELISLASGYPGISLLLDKLDEVYPGEGWDALAFKYNQEIVRLIGNIPFHSLSLYTGLAGVIYLFNECSRGSTRYTNVLSQTLDMFLSSYGEFYEETRGKLEDSLIEDSDLDLISGWTGIAAALMEVKERQDRYAGKLDAVVLKILQLITDAVGNLRHFGELPEQTIYYNLGMAHGITGAINLLAVAHLRRYPLTGLREVLEVAKTFLLGNIREWNGTLVIPNMFTPDESAETSRNPGYHRDAWCYGTPGASVAMFRLGLALEDKALQQQALQLFNTVYSRPDSLRKVISPTICHGYAGLLLIQHHFSRTAAIPFKNDFLHRMLSYRNTQEAVPFTDLEGSVDDPLSLDKVGLLDGCAGVLLTLLTCDNENLSTWKQMLVFS, from the coding sequence ATGGCGGTCAAACAAGTCCCGGGAAATTTATCTGAAATAGTCAGGCAAAGCGCAGAAATTTACAAAGATATAGATACTGTAACCCTGCTAATCAAGAAGCACGCCATGCATGATTACCCTGAAATGGAGCTGATATCATTGGCTTCAGGATATCCCGGGATCAGCCTTCTTCTGGATAAACTAGATGAAGTCTACCCGGGGGAAGGGTGGGATGCGCTTGCTTTCAAGTACAATCAGGAGATTGTGCGCTTAATCGGCAATATACCGTTCCATTCATTGTCACTGTATACCGGATTGGCAGGTGTTATTTATCTGTTCAACGAGTGTTCAAGAGGTTCAACAAGATATACGAATGTGCTCTCACAGACGCTGGATATGTTTCTTAGCAGCTATGGGGAATTCTATGAGGAGACAAGGGGGAAATTGGAAGACTCCTTGATTGAGGATAGCGACTTGGATTTGATTTCAGGATGGACGGGGATTGCAGCTGCATTAATGGAGGTTAAGGAACGCCAAGACAGATACGCTGGGAAGCTGGATGCGGTGGTCCTTAAGATCCTTCAACTGATTACGGATGCTGTAGGCAATCTGAGACATTTCGGGGAACTTCCCGAACAGACCATTTACTATAATCTTGGCATGGCGCACGGAATTACAGGAGCCATTAATTTGCTGGCTGTTGCACATCTCCGCCGCTACCCGTTAACAGGATTGAGAGAAGTACTGGAAGTTGCCAAGACTTTTCTACTCGGAAATATCAGAGAGTGGAACGGCACCCTTGTCATACCTAATATGTTCACACCGGATGAATCCGCAGAGACTAGTCGGAATCCAGGTTATCACAGAGATGCATGGTGTTACGGCACACCGGGAGCTTCTGTGGCTATGTTCCGGCTGGGATTGGCCCTGGAGGACAAAGCGCTGCAGCAGCAGGCTCTGCAATTGTTCAATACCGTCTACTCCAGACCAGATTCGCTAAGAAAGGTAATTTCACCGACGATCTGTCACGGCTATGCAGGCTTGCTCCTGATTCAGCACCATTTCAGCCGTACGGCAGCCATACCGTTCAAGAATGATTTTTTGCATCGTATGTTATCATACCGGAATACTCAAGAGGCAGTACCCTTTACAGACCTTGAGGGAAGCGTCGATGATCCGTTATCTCTCGATAAAGTAGGGCTGCTCGATGGATGTGCAGGTGTATTGCTGACACTGCTGACCTGTGATAATGAGAACTTGAGTACATGGAAGCAGATGCTGGTATTTAGCTAA